Proteins encoded in a region of the Streptomyces violaceoruber genome:
- the metH gene encoding methionine synthase, translating to MASSPSTPPADTRTRVSALREALATRVVVADGAMGTMLQAQNPTLDDFQQLEGCNEVLNLTRPDIVRSVHEEYFAAGVDCVETNTFGANHSALGEYDIPERVHELSEAGARVAREVADEFGARDGRQRWVLGSMGPGTKLPTLGHAPYTVLRDAYQRNAEGLVAGGADALLVETTQDLLQTKASVLGARRALDALGLDLPLIVSVTVETTGTMLLGSEIGAALTALEPLGIDMIGLNCATGPAEMSEHLRYLARHSRIPLTCMPNAGLPVLGKDGAHYPLTAPELADAHETFVREYGLSLVGGCCGTTPEHLRQVVERVRDTAPTARDPRPEPGAASLYQTVPFRQDTSYLAIGERTNANGSKKFREAMLDGRWDDCVEMARDQIREGAHMLDLCVDYVGRDGVADMEELAGRFATASTLPIVLDSTEVDVIRAGLEKLGGRAVINSVNYEDGAGPESRFARVTKLAREHGAALIALTIDEVGQARTAEKKVEIAERLIDDLTGNWGIHESDILVDCLTFTICTGQEESRKDGLATIEGIRELKRRHPDVQTTLGLSNISFGLNPAARILLNSVFLDECVKAGLDSAIVHASKILPIARFDEEQVTTALDLIYDRRREGYDPLQKLMQLFEGATAKSLKASKAEELAALPLEERLKRRIIDGEKNGLEQDLDEALRERPALDIVNDTLLDGMKVVGELFGSGQMQLPFVLQSAEVMKTAVAHLEPHMEKTDDDGKGTIVLATVRGDVHDIGKNLVDIILSNNGYNVINLGIKQPVSAILEAADEHRADVIGMSGLLVKSTVIMKENLEELNQRKLAADYPVILGGAALTRAYVEQDLHEIYDGEVRYARDAFEGLRLMDALIGIKRGVPGAKLPELKQRRVRAATVEIDERPEEGHVRSDVATDNPVPTPPFRGTRVVKGIQLKEYASWLDEGALFKGQWGLKQARTGEGPSYEELVESEGRPRLRGLLDRLQTDNLLEAAVVYGYFPCVSKDDDLIVLDDDGNERTRFTFPRQRRGRRLCLADFFRPEESGETDVVGFQVVTVGSRIGEETARMFEANAYRDYLELHGLSVQLAEALAEYWHARVRSELGFAGEDPAEMEDMFALKYRGARFSLGYGACPDLEDRAKIAALLEPERIGVHLSEEFQLHPEQSTDAIVIHHPEAKYFNAR from the coding sequence ATGGCCTCGTCGCCATCCACCCCGCCCGCCGACACCCGCACCCGCGTGTCCGCCCTCCGAGAGGCCCTCGCCACCCGCGTGGTGGTCGCCGACGGCGCCATGGGCACCATGCTCCAGGCCCAGAACCCCACGCTGGACGACTTCCAGCAGCTCGAAGGGTGCAACGAGGTCCTGAACCTCACCCGGCCCGACATCGTCCGCTCGGTGCACGAGGAGTACTTCGCGGCCGGCGTCGACTGCGTCGAGACCAACACCTTCGGCGCCAACCACTCCGCCCTCGGCGAGTACGACATCCCCGAGCGCGTCCACGAACTGTCCGAGGCCGGCGCCCGCGTCGCCCGCGAGGTCGCCGACGAGTTCGGCGCCCGCGACGGCCGGCAGCGCTGGGTGCTGGGCTCCATGGGCCCCGGCACCAAGCTCCCCACCCTCGGCCACGCCCCGTACACCGTCCTGCGCGACGCCTACCAGCGCAACGCCGAGGGACTGGTCGCGGGCGGCGCGGACGCACTGCTGGTGGAGACCACGCAGGACCTGCTCCAGACCAAGGCCTCGGTGCTCGGTGCCCGGCGCGCCCTGGACGCCCTCGGCCTCGACCTGCCGCTCATCGTGTCCGTCACCGTCGAGACCACCGGCACCATGCTGCTCGGCTCGGAGATCGGCGCCGCGCTCACCGCGCTGGAACCGCTCGGCATCGACATGATCGGCCTGAACTGCGCCACCGGCCCCGCCGAGATGAGCGAGCACCTGCGCTACCTCGCCCGGCACTCCCGCATCCCGCTGACCTGCATGCCCAACGCCGGTCTGCCCGTCCTCGGCAAGGACGGCGCCCACTACCCGCTGACCGCGCCCGAGCTGGCCGACGCACACGAGACCTTCGTGCGCGAGTACGGCCTGTCCCTGGTCGGCGGCTGCTGCGGCACCACGCCCGAGCACCTGCGCCAGGTCGTCGAGCGGGTCCGGGACACCGCCCCCACCGCACGCGACCCGCGCCCCGAGCCCGGCGCCGCCTCGCTCTACCAGACCGTGCCCTTCCGCCAGGACACCTCCTACCTGGCCATCGGCGAGCGCACCAACGCCAACGGGTCCAAGAAGTTCCGCGAGGCCATGCTGGACGGCCGCTGGGACGACTGCGTCGAGATGGCCCGCGACCAGATCCGCGAAGGCGCGCACATGCTCGACCTCTGCGTCGACTACGTCGGCCGGGACGGCGTCGCCGACATGGAGGAACTGGCCGGCCGCTTCGCCACCGCCTCCACGCTGCCGATCGTCCTCGACTCCACCGAGGTCGACGTCATCCGGGCCGGCCTGGAGAAGCTCGGCGGCCGCGCGGTGATCAACTCGGTCAACTACGAGGACGGCGCCGGCCCCGAGTCCCGGTTCGCCCGCGTCACGAAGCTCGCCCGGGAGCACGGCGCCGCGCTGATCGCGCTGACCATCGACGAGGTGGGACAGGCCCGCACCGCCGAGAAGAAGGTCGAGATCGCCGAACGGCTCATCGACGACCTCACCGGCAACTGGGGCATCCACGAGTCCGACATCCTCGTCGACTGCCTGACCTTCACCATCTGCACCGGCCAGGAGGAGTCCCGCAAGGACGGCCTGGCCACCATCGAGGGCATCCGGGAACTCAAGCGGCGCCACCCGGACGTGCAGACCACGCTCGGCCTGTCGAACATCTCCTTCGGCCTCAACCCGGCCGCCCGCATCCTGCTCAACTCCGTCTTCCTCGACGAATGCGTCAAGGCCGGCCTGGACTCGGCCATCGTGCACGCGAGCAAGATCCTGCCGATCGCCCGCTTCGACGAGGAGCAGGTCACCACCGCCCTCGACCTGATCTACGACCGCCGCCGCGAGGGCTACGACCCCCTGCAAAAGCTCATGCAGCTCTTCGAGGGCGCCACCGCCAAGTCGCTGAAGGCCTCCAAGGCCGAGGAACTGGCCGCCCTCCCGCTGGAGGAGCGCCTCAAGCGCCGCATCATCGACGGCGAGAAGAACGGCCTCGAACAGGACCTCGACGAGGCCCTCCGGGAGCGCCCGGCCCTCGACATCGTCAACGACACCCTGCTCGACGGCATGAAGGTCGTCGGCGAGCTGTTCGGCTCCGGCCAGATGCAGCTGCCGTTCGTGCTCCAGTCCGCCGAGGTCATGAAGACCGCGGTGGCCCACCTGGAGCCGCACATGGAGAAGACCGACGACGACGGCAAGGGCACGATCGTGCTGGCCACCGTCCGCGGCGACGTCCACGACATCGGCAAGAACCTCGTCGACATCATCCTGTCCAACAACGGCTACAACGTCATCAACCTCGGCATCAAGCAGCCCGTCTCCGCGATCCTGGAAGCGGCCGACGAGCACCGGGCCGACGTCATCGGCATGTCCGGCCTCCTCGTCAAGTCCACGGTGATCATGAAGGAGAACCTGGAGGAGCTGAACCAGCGCAAGCTGGCCGCCGACTACCCGGTCATCCTCGGCGGCGCCGCCCTCACCAGGGCCTACGTCGAACAGGACCTGCACGAGATCTACGACGGCGAGGTCCGCTACGCCCGCGACGCCTTCGAGGGCCTGCGCCTCATGGACGCCCTCATCGGCATCAAGCGCGGCGTGCCCGGCGCCAAGCTGCCGGAGCTGAAGCAGCGCCGGGTGCGGGCCGCCACCGTCGAGATCGACGAGCGCCCCGAGGAAGGCCACGTCCGCTCCGACGTCGCCACCGACAACCCGGTCCCGACCCCGCCCTTCCGCGGCACCCGCGTCGTCAAGGGCATCCAGCTCAAGGAGTACGCCTCCTGGCTCGACGAGGGCGCCCTCTTCAAGGGCCAGTGGGGCCTCAAGCAGGCCCGCACCGGCGAGGGACCCTCCTACGAGGAACTGGTCGAGTCCGAGGGCCGGCCGCGGCTGCGCGGCCTGCTCGACCGGCTCCAGACGGACAACCTCCTGGAGGCGGCCGTGGTCTACGGCTACTTCCCCTGCGTCTCCAAGGACGACGACCTGATCGTCCTCGACGACGACGGCAACGAACGCACCCGCTTCACCTTCCCCCGCCAGCGCCGCGGCCGGCGCCTGTGCCTGGCCGACTTCTTCCGCCCGGAGGAGTCCGGCGAGACCGACGTGGTCGGCTTCCAGGTCGTCACCGTCGGCTCCCGCATCGGCGAGGAGACGGCCCGCATGTTCGAGGCCAACGCCTACCGCGACTACCTCGAACTGCACGGCCTGTCCGTGCAGCTCGCCGAGGCCCTCGCCGAGTACTGGCACGCGCGCGTGCGCTCGGAACTCGGCTTCGCCGGGGAGGACCCGGCCGAGATGGAGGACATGTTCGCCCTGAAGTACCGGGGTGCCCGCTTCTCCCTCGGCTACGGCGCCTGCCCCGACCTGGAGGACCGCGCCAAGATCGCCGCCCTGCTGGAGCCCGAGCGCATCGGCGTCCACCTCTCCGAGGAGTTCCAGCTCCACCCCGAGCAGTCCACCGACGCCATCGTCATCCACCACCCGGAGGCCAAGTACTTCAACGCCCGCTGA
- a CDS encoding RecB family exonuclease, whose amino-acid sequence METSTEDVAEDTGGPARPAAAVAHATEAAVEPAAPASETAAAPAPAPVATAPASLSPSRAGDFMQCPLLYRFRVIDRLPEKPSEAATRGTLVHAVLERLFDAPAAERTAPTARALVPGQWDRLRESRPEVGELFADDPEGERLAQWLAEAERLVERWFSLEDPSRLEPAERELFVEAELDSGLRLRGIIDRVDVAPTGEVRIVDYKTGKAPRPQYAEGALFQMKFYALVVWRLKKVVPRRLQLVYLGSGDVLTYDPVLADLERVERKLLALWEAIQLATETGDWRPRPTKLCGWCDHQAHCPEFGGTPPPYPLPVRAADSGAVAQGRMGPD is encoded by the coding sequence ATGGAGACGAGTACCGAGGACGTCGCGGAGGACACCGGCGGACCGGCCCGACCGGCGGCGGCAGTGGCGCACGCGACGGAAGCGGCGGTCGAGCCGGCGGCCCCGGCGTCGGAGACGGCGGCCGCGCCCGCGCCTGCGCCCGTGGCGACAGCGCCCGCCTCGCTCTCGCCGTCCCGGGCCGGCGACTTCATGCAGTGCCCGCTGCTGTACCGGTTCCGGGTCATCGACCGGCTGCCGGAGAAGCCCAGCGAGGCGGCGACCAGGGGCACCCTGGTGCACGCGGTGCTGGAGCGGCTCTTCGACGCCCCTGCGGCCGAGCGCACCGCGCCGACGGCGCGGGCGCTGGTCCCCGGTCAGTGGGACCGGCTGCGGGAGAGCAGGCCGGAGGTCGGTGAGCTGTTCGCGGACGACCCGGAGGGCGAGCGGCTGGCGCAGTGGCTCGCCGAGGCGGAGCGGCTCGTCGAGCGCTGGTTCAGCCTGGAGGACCCGAGCCGGCTGGAGCCCGCCGAGCGGGAGCTGTTCGTCGAGGCCGAGCTGGACTCCGGGCTGCGGCTGCGCGGCATCATCGACCGGGTCGACGTGGCCCCCACCGGCGAGGTGCGGATCGTCGACTACAAGACCGGCAAGGCACCCAGACCGCAGTACGCGGAGGGCGCGCTGTTCCAGATGAAGTTCTACGCGCTGGTGGTGTGGCGGCTGAAGAAGGTCGTCCCGCGGCGCCTGCAGCTGGTCTATCTCGGCAGCGGCGACGTGCTCACGTACGACCCTGTCCTGGCGGACCTGGAGCGGGTCGAGCGCAAGCTGCTGGCGCTGTGGGAGGCGATCCAGCTGGCGACCGAGACGGGCGACTGGCGGCCGCGTCCCACGAAGCTGTGCGGCTGGTGCGACCACCAGGCGCACTGTCCGGAGTTCGGCGGCACTCCCCCGCCCTACCCGCTGCCGGTGAGGGCGGCCGACTCCGGCGCCGTCGCGCAGGGCAGAATGGGGCCGGACTAG
- a CDS encoding MIP/aquaporin family protein, whose amino-acid sequence MSSSDIFIGETIGTALLILLGGGVCAAVTLKASKARNAGWLAIAFGWGFAVMTAAYISGPLSGAHLNPAVTVGIAIKDGDWSNTPTYFAGQLLGAMIGAVLVWVAYYGQFQAHLTDREIVGGPGAQDTTAKSVEAQEKGAGPVLGVFSTGPEIRHTVQNLATEIIGTFVLLLAILTQGLNDEGNGLGILGALITGFVVVSIGLSLGGPTGYAINPVRDLGPRIVHALLPLPNKGGSDWSYAWIPVVGPLIGGAIAGGVYNLAFA is encoded by the coding sequence GTGTCCAGCTCCGACATCTTCATCGGCGAGACCATCGGTACCGCCCTGCTCATCCTGCTCGGCGGCGGCGTGTGTGCCGCCGTCACGCTCAAGGCCTCCAAGGCCCGCAACGCCGGCTGGCTCGCCATCGCCTTCGGGTGGGGCTTCGCCGTCATGACGGCGGCGTACATATCGGGTCCGCTCTCCGGCGCCCACCTCAACCCGGCCGTGACCGTCGGCATCGCGATCAAGGACGGCGACTGGAGCAACACCCCGACCTACTTCGCGGGTCAGCTCCTCGGCGCGATGATCGGCGCGGTCCTGGTCTGGGTCGCCTACTACGGCCAGTTCCAGGCCCACCTCACCGACCGCGAGATCGTCGGCGGCCCCGGCGCGCAGGACACGACGGCCAAGTCCGTCGAGGCGCAGGAGAAGGGCGCCGGCCCGGTGCTGGGCGTCTTCTCCACCGGCCCCGAGATCCGGCACACGGTCCAGAACCTCGCCACCGAGATCATCGGCACCTTCGTGCTGCTGCTCGCCATCCTCACCCAGGGCCTGAACGACGAGGGCAACGGCCTCGGCATCCTGGGCGCCCTGATCACCGGGTTCGTGGTGGTCTCCATCGGCCTGTCGCTCGGCGGCCCGACGGGCTACGCGATCAACCCGGTCCGCGACCTCGGCCCGCGCATCGTGCACGCCCTGCTGCCCCTGCCCAACAAGGGCGGCTCCGACTGGTCCTACGCCTGGATCCCGGTCGTCGGTCCGCTGATCGGCGGTGCGATCGCCGGAGGTGTGTACAACCTCGCGTTCGCCTGA
- the glpK gene encoding glycerol kinase GlpK — protein MTDSHTAGPFIAAIDQGTTSSRCIVFDRDGRIVSVDQKEHEQIFPKPGWVEHDATEIWTNVQEVVAGAVEKAGITRDDIKAIGITNQRETTLVWDKNTGEPVHNAIVWQDTRTDALCKELGRNVGQDRFRRETGLPLASYFAGPKARWLLDNVDGLRERAEAGDLLFGTMDTWVIWNLTGGVNGGKHVTDVTNASRTMLMNLHTMAWDEKIAESIGVPMQMLPEIRSSAEVYGEITGGRLGELLGGIPVASALGDQQAALFGQTCFSEGETKSTYGTGTFMVMNTGDKLINSYSGLLTTVGYKIGDQDTVYALEGSIAVTGSLVQWMRDQMGLISTAAEIETLALTVEDNGGAYFVPAFSGLFAPYWRSDARGVIAGLTRYVTKAHLARAVLEATAWQTREIADAMTKDSGVELTALKVDGGMTSNNLLMQTLADFVDAPVVRPMVAETTCLGAAYAAGLAVGFWNSTDDLRANWRRAAEWTPRMDADIRDREYKSWLKAVERTMGWLEDEE, from the coding sequence GTGACCGACTCCCACACCGCAGGCCCCTTCATCGCCGCGATCGACCAGGGCACGACCTCCTCGCGCTGCATCGTCTTCGACCGGGACGGACGCATCGTCTCCGTCGACCAGAAGGAGCACGAGCAGATCTTCCCCAAGCCGGGCTGGGTCGAGCACGACGCCACCGAGATCTGGACCAACGTCCAGGAGGTCGTCGCCGGAGCCGTCGAGAAGGCCGGCATCACCCGCGACGACATCAAGGCCATCGGCATCACCAACCAGCGCGAGACCACCCTCGTCTGGGACAAGAACACCGGTGAGCCCGTCCACAACGCCATCGTCTGGCAGGACACCCGCACCGACGCCCTGTGCAAGGAGCTCGGCCGCAACGTCGGCCAGGACCGCTTCCGCCGCGAGACCGGCCTGCCCCTCGCCTCCTACTTCGCCGGTCCCAAGGCCCGCTGGCTGCTCGACAACGTCGACGGTCTGCGCGAGCGCGCCGAGGCGGGCGACCTGCTCTTCGGCACCATGGACACCTGGGTCATCTGGAACCTGACCGGCGGGGTGAACGGCGGCAAGCACGTCACCGACGTCACCAACGCCTCCCGCACCATGCTGATGAACCTGCACACCATGGCGTGGGACGAGAAGATCGCCGAGTCGATCGGCGTCCCGATGCAGATGCTCCCCGAGATCCGCTCCTCCGCCGAGGTGTACGGCGAGATCACCGGCGGCCGCCTCGGCGAGCTGCTCGGCGGCATCCCGGTCGCCTCCGCGCTCGGCGACCAGCAGGCGGCCCTGTTCGGCCAGACCTGCTTCTCCGAGGGCGAGACCAAGTCGACGTACGGCACCGGCACCTTCATGGTGATGAACACCGGCGACAAGCTGATCAACTCCTACTCGGGCCTGCTGACCACGGTCGGCTACAAGATCGGCGACCAGGACACGGTCTACGCCCTGGAGGGCTCGATCGCCGTCACCGGTTCGCTGGTGCAGTGGATGCGCGACCAGATGGGCCTGATCTCCACCGCCGCCGAGATCGAGACCCTCGCCCTGACCGTCGAGGACAACGGCGGCGCCTACTTCGTGCCGGCCTTCTCCGGCCTGTTCGCCCCGTACTGGCGTTCCGACGCCCGCGGTGTGATCGCCGGCCTCACCCGGTACGTGACCAAGGCGCACCTCGCGCGCGCCGTCCTGGAGGCCACCGCCTGGCAGACGCGGGAGATCGCGGACGCCATGACGAAGGACTCCGGGGTGGAGCTGACCGCCCTCAAGGTCGACGGCGGCATGACCTCCAACAACCTGCTGATGCAGACCCTCGCCGACTTCGTGGACGCCCCCGTGGTGCGCCCGATGGTCGCCGAGACCACCTGCCTCGGCGCCGCCTACGCCGCCGGTCTCGCCGTCGGCTTCTGGAACAGCACCGACGACCTGCGCGCCAACTGGCGGCGGGCCGCCGAGTGGACCCCCCGCATGGACGCGGACATCCGCGACCGTGAGTACAAGAGCTGGCTCAAGGCCGTCGAGCGGACCATGGGCTGGCTCGAGGACGAGGAGTAA
- a CDS encoding response regulator: MAIRVLLVDDQPLLRTGFRMILEAEQDLAVVGEAGDGLQALDQVRALQPDVVLMDIRMPRMDGVEATRQITGPERDGPAKVLVLTTFDLDEYVVEALKAGASGFLLKDAPANELVQAIRVVANGEAMLAPSITRRLLDKYATHLPSGDEPVPDTLHTLTDREVEVLKLVARGLSNAEIAADLFVSETTVKTHVGHVLTKLGLRDRVQAAVYAYESGLVRPGAQ, translated from the coding sequence GTGGCCATCCGCGTCCTACTGGTCGACGACCAGCCGCTGCTGCGCACGGGCTTCCGGATGATTCTGGAGGCGGAGCAGGACCTCGCGGTCGTCGGCGAGGCCGGAGACGGCCTCCAGGCGCTCGACCAGGTGCGGGCGTTGCAGCCCGATGTGGTGCTGATGGACATCCGCATGCCGCGGATGGACGGTGTGGAGGCGACCCGGCAGATCACCGGGCCGGAGCGGGACGGTCCGGCGAAGGTGCTGGTGCTGACCACCTTCGACCTGGACGAGTACGTGGTGGAGGCGCTGAAGGCGGGCGCCAGCGGCTTCCTGCTCAAGGACGCCCCGGCGAACGAGCTGGTGCAGGCGATTCGTGTGGTGGCGAACGGCGAGGCGATGCTCGCGCCGAGCATCACCCGGCGGCTGCTCGACAAGTACGCCACGCATCTGCCCTCCGGGGACGAGCCGGTGCCGGACACCCTGCACACGCTCACGGACCGTGAGGTCGAGGTGCTGAAGCTGGTGGCCCGTGGGCTGTCCAACGCGGAGATCGCCGCGGACCTGTTCGTCAGCGAGACGACGGTCAAGACGCACGTGGGCCATGTGCTGACCAAGCTGGGCCTGCGCGACCGGGTGCAGGCGGCGGTGTACGCGTACGAGAGCGGTCTGGTGCGTCCCGGCGCGCAGTAA
- a CDS encoding ABC transporter substrate-binding protein, producing the protein MNRKTLVLPAVVGLLAPVLAACGGSDSGSGDGDAIAVGTTDGFNVSKEITAPFDPAYAYDVGAWNIMRQTSQTLMVLPRGDGEPVPEAAQQCGFTDTGNERYACTLRDGLKFANGDPVTAEDVKYSIERVRKINADTEVASILSTVDTVETKGDREVIFHLNTADATFPFKLSTPVAGIVNPNDYEKDKLRDGFELTGSGPYTMKAEVKGDAMTKAVFTKNPNYKGSLKVNNDKVELVSFADADAMGDAIDKGDIDVMTRAMTPEQIQNLSKATDGDVDLVEVAGLEIRYLAFNTDAATVKDKAVRAAMAQLINRSELVSAVYGSQAEPLYSMVPAGITGHSNSFFNKYGDPSVAKAKATLEDADITTPVKLTLDYTTDHYGAATKPEFEHLQKQLNDSGLFEVDIKGTPWEKFHKAERNREYDVFGMGWFPDFPDADSFIAPFLDKGNTLNIPYSNSEIINNLIPASRGEADRLSAADSLTEIQDITAKDVPLIPLWQGKQYVATRDDVTGTAYLLNSSSSLQLWELGRGVSG; encoded by the coding sequence ATGAACCGCAAGACTTTGGTGCTGCCGGCCGTAGTCGGCCTGCTCGCGCCGGTGCTCGCCGCCTGCGGCGGATCGGACAGCGGCAGTGGCGACGGGGACGCGATCGCCGTCGGCACCACGGACGGGTTCAACGTCTCGAAAGAGATCACCGCGCCCTTCGACCCGGCGTACGCCTACGACGTCGGTGCCTGGAACATCATGCGGCAGACCTCGCAGACGCTGATGGTGCTGCCCCGCGGTGACGGCGAACCCGTGCCCGAGGCCGCGCAGCAGTGCGGATTCACCGACACCGGCAACGAGCGCTACGCCTGCACCCTGCGAGACGGCCTGAAGTTCGCCAACGGCGACCCCGTCACCGCCGAGGACGTGAAGTACTCCATCGAGCGCGTCCGGAAGATCAACGCCGACACCGAGGTCGCCTCCATCCTCTCCACGGTGGACACCGTCGAGACGAAGGGCGACCGCGAGGTCATCTTCCACCTCAACACCGCCGACGCCACCTTCCCGTTCAAGCTGTCCACACCGGTCGCCGGCATCGTCAACCCGAACGACTACGAGAAGGACAAGCTGCGTGACGGCTTCGAGCTGACCGGCTCGGGCCCGTACACGATGAAGGCCGAGGTCAAGGGCGACGCGATGACCAAGGCCGTGTTCACCAAGAACCCCAATTACAAGGGGAGTCTCAAGGTGAACAACGACAAGGTCGAACTCGTGTCCTTCGCCGACGCCGACGCCATGGGCGACGCCATCGACAAGGGCGACATCGACGTGATGACCCGCGCGATGACGCCGGAGCAGATCCAGAACCTGTCCAAGGCCACGGACGGCGACGTCGACCTGGTCGAGGTGGCCGGTCTCGAGATCCGCTACCTCGCCTTCAACACGGACGCCGCCACGGTCAAGGACAAGGCCGTCCGCGCCGCCATGGCCCAGCTCATCAACCGCAGCGAACTCGTCTCCGCGGTCTACGGATCCCAGGCCGAACCGCTGTACTCGATGGTTCCGGCCGGCATCACCGGCCACTCCAACTCGTTCTTCAACAAGTACGGCGACCCCAGCGTCGCCAAGGCGAAGGCGACGCTGGAGGACGCGGACATCACCACGCCGGTCAAGCTGACGCTGGACTACACGACGGACCACTACGGCGCCGCGACCAAGCCGGAGTTCGAGCACCTCCAGAAGCAGCTGAACGACAGCGGTCTGTTCGAGGTCGACATCAAGGGCACGCCCTGGGAGAAGTTCCACAAGGCGGAGCGGAACCGCGAGTACGACGTCTTCGGCATGGGCTGGTTCCCCGACTTCCCGGACGCGGACAGCTTCATCGCGCCGTTCCTCGACAAGGGCAACACCCTCAACATCCCGTACAGCAACTCGGAGATCATCAACAACCTGATCCCCGCCTCCCGCGGTGAGGCCGACCGGCTCTCCGCGGCGGACAGCCTCACCGAGATCCAGGACATCACCGCCAAGGACGTCCCGCTGATCCCGCTCTGGCAGGGCAAGCAGTACGTCGCCACCCGCGACGACGTCACCGGCACGGCCTACCTCCTCAACTCCTCCTCCTCGCTCCAGCTGTGGGAGCTGGGCCGGGGCGTGAGCGGCTGA
- a CDS encoding HAD family hydrolase, with the protein MTSTVPALGTRTAEGSALQAVLLDMDGTLVDTEGFWWDVELEVFASLGHTLDDSWRHVVVGGPMTRSAGFLIEATGADITLAELSVLLNDGFEQRIGRDLPLMPGAARLLAELSAHEIPTALVSASHRRIIDRVLTSLGPRHFALTVAGDEVPRTKPHPDPYLAAAAGLGVDPARCAVVEDTATGVAAAEAAGCHVVAVPSVAPITPAARRTVVASLEEVDLTFLRGLMTQMR; encoded by the coding sequence ATGACCAGTACGGTCCCCGCGCTCGGAACCCGTACGGCCGAGGGCTCCGCCCTGCAGGCGGTGCTCCTCGACATGGACGGCACCCTGGTGGACACCGAGGGCTTCTGGTGGGACGTCGAGCTGGAGGTCTTCGCCTCCCTCGGCCACACCCTGGACGACTCCTGGCGCCACGTCGTGGTCGGCGGCCCCATGACCCGCAGCGCGGGCTTCCTCATCGAGGCCACCGGCGCCGACATCACCCTCGCCGAGCTCAGCGTCCTGCTCAACGACGGCTTCGAACAGCGCATCGGCCGCGATCTGCCGCTGATGCCCGGCGCCGCCCGGCTGCTCGCGGAGCTGTCCGCGCACGAGATCCCCACGGCCCTGGTCTCCGCCTCGCACCGGCGCATCATCGATCGCGTGCTCACCTCGCTCGGTCCCCGGCACTTCGCCCTGACCGTCGCCGGTGACGAGGTGCCGCGCACCAAGCCGCACCCCGACCCGTACCTGGCGGCCGCGGCCGGACTCGGCGTGGACCCGGCCCGGTGCGCCGTCGTCGAGGACACCGCGACCGGGGTCGCCGCCGCGGAGGCCGCCGGCTGCCACGTCGTGGCGGTCCCCTCGGTCGCCCCCATCACCCCGGCCGCCCGGCGCACGGTGGTCGCCTCCCTGGAAGAGGTCGACCTGACATTTCTGCGTGGTCTGATGACCCAAATGCGCTAG
- a CDS encoding IclR family transcriptional regulator — protein sequence MARNIQSLERAAAMLRLLAGGERRLGLSDIASSLGLAKGTAHGILRTLQQEGFVEQDDASGRYQLGAELLRLGTTYLDVHELRARALVWTDDLARSSGESVHLGVLHQQGVLIVHHVFRPDDSRQVLEIGAMQPLHSTALGKVLSAYDPVAHSEALEADRKAFTDRTVCEPDSFEHVLDITRARGYAADVEETWEGIASIAAPIHDRRRMPVGAVGITGAVERLCREGELRPELVAAVRDCARAVSRDLGAGRF from the coding sequence ATGGCACGGAACATCCAGTCGCTCGAGCGGGCGGCCGCCATGCTGCGCCTGCTCGCGGGCGGCGAGCGGCGGCTCGGCCTGTCGGACATCGCCTCGTCGCTGGGTCTGGCCAAAGGCACCGCGCACGGCATCCTGCGCACCCTCCAGCAGGAGGGGTTCGTGGAGCAGGACGACGCCTCCGGGCGCTACCAGCTGGGCGCCGAGCTGCTGCGCCTGGGCACGACCTACCTGGACGTGCACGAACTGCGGGCCCGCGCCCTGGTGTGGACCGACGACCTGGCCCGCTCCAGCGGTGAGAGCGTCCACCTCGGCGTCCTGCACCAGCAGGGCGTCCTGATCGTGCACCACGTCTTCCGCCCCGACGACAGCCGGCAGGTCCTGGAGATCGGGGCCATGCAGCCGCTGCACTCCACGGCGCTGGGCAAGGTGCTGTCGGCGTACGACCCGGTCGCGCACAGCGAGGCGCTGGAGGCCGACCGCAAGGCGTTCACCGACCGGACCGTCTGCGAACCGGACAGCTTCGAGCACGTCCTGGACATCACGCGCGCGCGGGGGTACGCCGCCGACGTCGAGGAGACCTGGGAGGGCATCGCCTCCATCGCCGCCCCCATCCACGACCGCAGGCGGATGCCGGTCGGCGCGGTCGGCATCACCGGGGCCGTGGAACGGCTGTGCCGGGAGGGCGAGCTGCGGCCCGAGCTGGTCGCGGCGGTGCGGGACTGCGCCCGCGCGGTGTCGCGGGACCTGGGCGCCGGGCGGTTCTAG